The following coding sequences lie in one Vibrio sp. BS-M-Sm-2 genomic window:
- the atpE gene encoding F0F1 ATP synthase subunit C has protein sequence METVLSFSAIAVAIIVGLCAVGTAIGFAILGGKFLEGAARQPEMAPMLQVKMFIIAGLLDAVPMIGIVIALLFTFANPFVGQLAG, from the coding sequence ATGGAAACTGTACTAAGTTTTTCAGCAATCGCTGTTGCTATTATTGTTGGTCTTTGTGCCGTAGGTACTGCAATTGGTTTTGCTATTCTTGGTGGTAAATTCCTAGAAGGCGCTGCGCGTCAACCTGAAATGGCTCCAATGCTACAAGTTAAGATGTTCATCATCGCTGGTCTACTGGATGCTGTTCCAATGATCGGTATCGTAATCGCACTACTATTCACGTTTGCTAACCCATTTGTTGGTCAACTAGCAGGCTAA
- the atpF gene encoding F0F1 ATP synthase subunit B codes for MNMNATLLGQAIAFSLFVWFCMKYVWPPIMQAIEERQKKIADGLVAAERAAKDLNLAQANASEQMKEAKRTATEVIDQANKRKAQIIDEAREEAQAERQKILAQAEAEIEAERTRARDDLRKQVATLAIAGAEKILERTIDKDVHDDLLNNITAKL; via the coding sequence GTGAATATGAACGCAACTCTGTTAGGTCAAGCAATTGCTTTTTCATTGTTTGTTTGGTTCTGCATGAAATATGTATGGCCACCAATCATGCAAGCAATTGAAGAACGTCAGAAAAAAATTGCTGACGGTCTAGTAGCCGCTGAACGCGCTGCTAAAGACTTGAACCTGGCACAAGCCAACGCTTCTGAGCAAATGAAAGAAGCAAAGCGCACTGCAACTGAGGTTATTGATCAGGCAAACAAACGTAAAGCTCAAATTATTGATGAAGCTCGCGAAGAAGCTCAGGCAGAACGCCAGAAAATCTTAGCGCAAGCTGAAGCAGAAATTGAAGCAGAGCGTACACGTGCCCGTGATGACCTGCGCAAACAAGTCGCAACTCTGGCTATAGCTGGTGCTGAGAAAATCCTTGAGCGTACAATCGATAAAGATGTACACGATGATCTTCTTAACAACATTACTGCAAAACTTTAA
- the atpH gene encoding F0F1 ATP synthase subunit delta, which yields MSDLTTIARPYAKAAFDFAVDKGELDQWGQMLTFAAEVAQNDDVHNLLSGSMTAEKLAEVFIVICGEQFDEFGQNLIKVMAENGRLMAFPDVCKQFLLLKQEYEKEIDVEVTSAVELSEEQRAEISSKLEQRLARKVQLNCSIDETLLSGVIIRAGDLVIDNSARSRLDRLSDALQS from the coding sequence ATGTCTGATTTGACTACAATCGCACGCCCCTATGCTAAAGCAGCGTTTGACTTTGCGGTAGATAAAGGTGAGCTAGACCAATGGGGTCAGATGCTTACTTTTGCTGCCGAAGTGGCACAAAATGATGATGTTCATAATTTATTAAGCGGTTCTATGACTGCTGAAAAATTAGCTGAAGTATTCATTGTAATTTGTGGCGAACAATTTGATGAATTCGGTCAGAACTTGATTAAAGTGATGGCAGAGAACGGCCGCTTGATGGCTTTTCCTGATGTTTGTAAACAGTTCTTATTGCTCAAACAAGAGTATGAGAAAGAGATCGACGTTGAAGTAACTTCAGCGGTAGAACTTTCTGAAGAACAACGCGCAGAGATCAGCAGCAAATTGGAACAGCGCTTAGCGCGCAAAGTTCAGCTGAATTGCAGTATAGATGAGACTCTACTTAGTGGAGTTATTATTCGAGCCGGAGACCTAGTCATCGATAACTCAGCGCGCAGTCGTTTAGACCGCCTGAGCGATGCATTGCAGTCTTAA
- the atpA gene encoding F0F1 ATP synthase subunit alpha encodes MQLNSTEISDLIKQRIESFDVVSEARNEGTIVSVSDGILSIHGLADVMQGEMIELPGGRYALALNLNRDSVGAVVMGPYADLQEGMKVTGTGRILEVPVGPEMLGRVVNTLGEPIDGKGPIEAKLTSPVEIIAPGVIDRKSVDQPVQTGYKSVDSMIPIGRGQRELVIGDRQTGKTAMAIDAIINQKDSGIFSIYVAIGQKASTIANVVRKLEEHGALANTVVVVASASESAALQYLAPYAGCAMGEYFRDRGEDALIVYDDLSKQAVAYRQISLLLKRPPGREAFPGDVFYLHSRLLERAARVSEVYVEKFTNGEVKGKTGSLTALPIIETQAGDVSAFVPTNVISITDGQIFLQTELFNAGVRPAVDPGISVSRVGGSAQTKIIKKLSGGIRTALAQYRELAAFAQFSSDLDEATKKQLDHGQKVTELMKQKQYAPMSVFDQALVIFAAERGYLQDVELSKVLDFEAALLSFARGQYADLATQIDTTGAFNKEIEAELKKLVDDFKATQTW; translated from the coding sequence ATGCAACTTAATTCCACTGAAATTAGCGATCTAATTAAACAACGTATTGAATCTTTCGACGTTGTTAGTGAAGCTCGCAATGAAGGTACTATCGTTTCTGTAAGCGATGGCATCCTTAGCATCCACGGCCTAGCGGACGTGATGCAAGGTGAAATGATCGAACTACCGGGTGGCCGTTACGCTCTAGCACTAAACTTGAACCGTGATTCGGTTGGTGCTGTTGTAATGGGCCCGTATGCTGACCTACAGGAAGGCATGAAAGTTACAGGTACTGGTCGTATTCTAGAAGTACCAGTAGGTCCTGAAATGCTTGGTCGTGTTGTAAACACGCTAGGTGAGCCAATTGATGGTAAAGGTCCTATCGAAGCGAAACTAACTTCGCCTGTAGAAATTATCGCACCAGGTGTAATCGACCGTAAATCGGTAGATCAACCTGTTCAAACTGGTTACAAGTCAGTTGACTCAATGATCCCTATCGGTCGTGGTCAGCGTGAACTAGTAATCGGTGACCGTCAGACTGGTAAAACAGCAATGGCGATCGATGCGATTATTAACCAAAAAGATTCTGGTATTTTCTCTATCTACGTAGCTATCGGCCAAAAAGCGTCGACTATTGCTAACGTAGTTCGCAAACTAGAAGAGCACGGCGCACTAGCAAACACTGTTGTTGTTGTTGCATCGGCTTCTGAATCTGCAGCGCTGCAATACCTTGCACCGTATGCTGGTTGTGCGATGGGCGAATACTTCCGTGATCGCGGTGAAGATGCACTGATTGTTTATGATGATCTATCTAAGCAAGCTGTCGCTTACCGTCAAATCTCGCTACTACTTAAGCGTCCACCAGGTCGTGAAGCGTTCCCAGGTGATGTTTTCTACCTTCACTCTCGTCTACTAGAGCGTGCTGCTCGTGTAAGCGAAGTATACGTAGAGAAGTTCACTAACGGTGAAGTGAAAGGCAAGACTGGTTCTTTAACTGCTCTTCCTATCATCGAAACGCAAGCTGGTGACGTATCTGCATTCGTACCAACGAACGTAATCTCGATTACTGATGGTCAGATCTTCCTACAAACTGAACTATTCAACGCAGGCGTACGTCCAGCTGTTGACCCTGGTATCTCAGTTTCTCGTGTAGGTGGTTCGGCGCAGACTAAAATCATCAAGAAGCTATCTGGCGGTATCCGTACTGCTCTAGCTCAATACCGTGAACTTGCAGCATTTGCTCAGTTCTCTTCGGATCTTGATGAAGCGACTAAGAAGCAGCTAGACCACGGTCAGAAAGTTACAGAACTGATGAAGCAGAAGCAGTACGCTCCTATGTCTGTATTTGACCAAGCTCTAGTAATCTTCGCTGCAGAGCGTGGATACCTTCAAGATGTTGAACTTTCTAAAGTTCTAGATTTTGAAGCTGCTTTACTGTCGTTTGCTCGTGGTCAATATGCCGATCTAGCAACACAGATCGACACAACGGGTGCTTTCAATAAAGAAATCGAAGCTGAGCTGAAGAAGCTTGTTGACGATTTCAAGGCAACCCAGACCTGGTAA
- the atpG gene encoding F0F1 ATP synthase subunit gamma, producing MAGAKEIRNKIGSVKSTQKITKAMEMVAASKMRRSQDAMEATRPYAETMRKVIGHLANGSLEYKHPYLEEREAKRVGYIIVSTDRGLCGGLNINLFKKAMNDMKDWSEKGADVELAIVGSKATAFFNNSGAKVAAQVSGLGDRPSLEDLIGSVSVMLKKYDEGELDRLFVVFNKFENTMVQEPTIDQLLPLPKSDSEEMKRSHSWDYIYEPEPKPLLDALLVRYVESQVYQGVVENLACEQAARMIAMKSATDNAGDIIDDLELVYNKARQAAITQELSEIVSGAAAV from the coding sequence ATGGCCGGCGCAAAAGAGATACGTAATAAAATCGGTAGTGTTAAAAGCACACAGAAGATTACGAAAGCAATGGAAATGGTAGCAGCTTCAAAAATGCGTCGTTCTCAAGACGCAATGGAAGCTACTCGTCCATATGCAGAAACAATGCGTAAAGTGATCGGTCATTTGGCTAATGGTAGCCTCGAGTATAAGCATCCTTATCTTGAGGAACGTGAAGCCAAACGTGTTGGTTACATCATCGTTTCTACAGACCGTGGTCTTTGTGGTGGTTTGAACATTAACTTGTTCAAAAAAGCCATGAACGACATGAAAGATTGGTCTGAGAAAGGTGCTGACGTTGAACTTGCAATTGTAGGTTCAAAAGCGACAGCATTTTTCAACAACAGCGGCGCGAAAGTAGCAGCTCAAGTTTCTGGTCTGGGCGATCGTCCAAGCCTTGAAGACTTGATTGGCTCTGTAAGCGTTATGCTGAAGAAATATGATGAAGGCGAATTAGATCGCCTGTTCGTAGTGTTCAACAAGTTTGAAAACACTATGGTTCAAGAACCAACGATCGATCAATTACTTCCTTTGCCTAAATCAGACAGCGAAGAAATGAAACGCAGTCATTCTTGGGACTACATTTATGAGCCCGAGCCAAAACCACTACTAGATGCACTATTGGTTCGCTATGTCGAATCTCAAGTGTACCAAGGTGTGGTTGAGAACCTTGCTTGTGAGCAAGCGGCTCGAATGATTGCAATGAAATCAGCAACAGATAACGCTGGTGACATTATTGATGACTTAGAACTTGTGTATAACAAAGCGCGTCAAGCGGCGATTACACAAGAACTTTCTGAGATCGTTTCAGGCGCAGCTGCGGTTTAA